The following nucleotide sequence is from Phycisphaera sp..
TCTCGCTCTCGATCCGCCCGCCGATCGGGCCCGTGGCGTTCAGTTGGGCGGTGACGCTGGTGCTCACGCTGCTGGCCGCCGCGCCGGCGGTGATCACGCTCGCGCGGCGCAAGCCGTTGGAGCTGCTTGGAGCGCGGGGCGGCTGATCCCCGATACCATGCCGCGTGAGTACGCCGCAACACGCCACCGTTCCCGACGACCGCTCCACGAGCTTCCCGAAGGAAAAGATCCGCATCGTGCTGCTCGAGGGCATCCACCGCAGCGCCCGCGAGAGCTTGGAAACCGCTGGTTTCGCGGTCGAGAACGCTGGCGGTGCGCTCACCGGAACAGCCCTGGCCAAGGCGATCGCCGGTGCTCACGCGATCGGCATCCGCAGCAAGTCGCAGATCGACGCGGATGTGCTCGGGCACGCCAAAAATTTGCTCGCCGTTGGCTGCTTCTGCATCGGGACGAACCAGGTCGACCTGGGCCGCACCGCGGCGATGGGCGTGCCAGTGTTCAACAGCCCGTTCAGCAACACCCGCAGCGTGGCCGAACTCGTGGTCGCCGAGGTCATCGCGCTGCACCGCCGGCTGGCCGATCGCTCGGCCCAGATGCACGCGGGCGTGTGGCGTAAGAGCAGCGCGGGCAGCCACGAGGTGCGCGGGCGGACGCTGGGCATCGTGGGCTACGGGCGCATCGGCTCGCAGGTGAGCGTGCTGGCCGAGGCGCTGGGCATGCGTGTGATCTACCACGACACGGTACCCACGCTGGCCATGGGCAACGCGAGGCTGGCGGGCTCGCTGGACCAACTGCTGCGTGAGAGCGATGCCGTCACGCTGCACGTGCCGGCGACCGCAACGACCAAGAAGCTCATTGGCAAACGCGAGCTGGGCTTGATGCGTGAGGGGGCGGTACTGCTCAATAATTCTCGCGGCAGCGTGGTCGATGTCGACGCGCTCGCCAGCGCACTCGGGTCGGGCCATCTGGCCGGGGCCGCGGTCGATGTCTTCCCCGAAGAGCCGGCGGCCAACACCGATGGCTTCGAGAGCCCGTTGCGCGGGCTCGACAACGTGATCCTGACCCCGCACGTCGGTGGTTCGACGGGCGAAGCACAAGAGGCTATCGCCCGCGACGTGGCCGGCAAGCTCGTGCGATTCATCAATATCGGCTCGACCACCGGGGCCGTCAACGTGCCCGAGGTCGAGCTGCCCGAGCAGCCCGGTGGCGACCGAGCCCGCCCCCATCGCATCCTGCACATGCACAAGAACGTGCCCGGCGTGCTGGGCAAGCTGCACCAGGTGCTAAGCGCCCACGGCGCGAATGTTAGCGGCGAGGTGCTGCGGACGAATCAGGACCTGGGCTACGTCGTGCTCGACGTCGACCCGGGTGATTCGCGGCCGGTCGTCGAGGAGTTGGCGGCGATTCCCGAGACTGTGCGGGTGCGCGTGTTGTGGTGAGCGGGTAACATGAGTGGGGTGCTTACACACGGAGGCCCGTCCCATGCGCATCGCTCGGCTTGCCCTTGTTGTAATCTTCACACTTCTCACATCTGGCGCTCATTCGCAGGACACATCGCGATCCGAATCTCTCGCCGTTATCAGTGTTCATCGTGTCGATCGCATCCTTGAAGCATGGCACGATGTGGGCGACGCGACCGTTCTCGTCGTCGCGCACCGTGCGGCCCATCGCGGGCCGGGCGCTGGCGGGCCGGAAAACTCGCTGCCAAGCATTGAGGCGGCTGTTGCGATGGGCTGCGACATGGTCGAAGTGGACGTGCGTCGGACGGCCGACGGGCACCTCGTGCTCATGCACGACAAAACCGTCGATCGCACGACGAACGGCACAGGCCGTGTCGATGCCATGACGATGGAGCAAGTACGCGAGCTTCGCCTGCTCGACGATGACGGTTCGCCGACGGACTTGCGCGTACCGACGCTCCGCGAAGCGCTGCTCGCGTGTCGCGGGCGGATCATGGTCAATCTGGACAAGGCGAGCGGATATCTCGCCGAATGCCTCTCGACGGCGACACGATTGGGCATGCGTAGCCACGTTGTGCTCAAGGCGAGCGTACGGCCGGAGGACGCCCGCGGCTACCTGGCTTCTCACGGCCTTGCCAGCCTCGCGGGCGGACAATCCGAAGACACGCTGAGCTTCATGCCCATCGTCGCGTACGCGGGCGATACAAGCGTGGACGACGTGTCACACCATCTATCGGCACTCCGAGTGCTGGACGCGCCGACGATCGAGGTGTGTTTCGATGGTGTCCAAGCGGGCGATCGCCTAATCGATCCGGTCGCAGAGCAACTCGACGGCCGCGCCAGGCTGTGGATGAACTCACTCTGGGATTCGATCTCCGGTGGCCGCTCGGACGCCCAAGCCATCGACGACCCGCACGCGGTGTGGGGGTGGATGGTCGACCACGGCGTGAGCGTCATCCAGACCGACGAGCCGCAAAGGCTGCTCGAATACCTTCGCTCTCGCGGGAGGCATTGGTAAGTCGGGTGCGGAAAGTGGTGGTCGCGCAACGGTGGTCGAAGGGGCTCCAGAATTGGTCAGCGACTAGATTCCCGCCAGATTGCTTGCACCGTTCAATCAGCCCAGGAGTTTGGCTGCACTCGGCTGGCGAGGTGCGAACAGTTTCAGGACCATCAGAGCGGCGTGGGCGTGGCCTGGCAGCATCACTTGCCGCGGGATGTCTCAGATCAACCCGGCATGTGACAATACCCCGTTTGGTATTTGACCGGATAACCTCGCCATTCTGAGTTTGCCCGCACGGCACTGTCTCTGGAATATCTCGCCTGTCGCGCACATTCCCACCCGTTGACCTTCGGGGTAAAGTACAGCCGTGATCCGTCTCCTGGCCATTTTGGTTTTCGCCCTCGCCGGCCTCCCCGGCTTGGGTGTAGGTATGCTCGGGGCGCTGCCGTCCGAGCAGGACCACCAGTGCCAGGAATCCGACTGCCACATGGTGGTAGTCGAGGCGTCCTGCTGCTCAGAGCAGATCGAGCCGGCATTCTGCCCCGCCAGCGGTGGTGCGTGCCAGTGCGGGGTGGCACCCCTGACGGATCCGCAACCCTGGCCTGACGCGCCGCTCCCCGGCTCTCAGCGCGACCAGATCGTCACGGCAGCACAAGCCGCCGTGCGACCAGTCCCGATCCTGTCCGCCCCGGCGACGCACCCTCGCGTCATAGCCGCTCGGCTCAGCCTGCTGGCGGGGATGACCCACAACGACATCCAGGCCTTCCTGGGCACCTGGCGAACGTAGAGCGCCGTTCCTACGGAGATTCCGCGCGCCCATCGTGGCGGTGCGGCTTCCGTTGGTTTGGCCTCGATCCGTTCTCCACGTTCCCAGGAGCCATCCATGGCATCGCGATATGTCGCGTGCGCTCTGAGCGCCGCTACGGCGGGCGTGCTCGCGGGGTGTTCATCCCCCTTGCACCAGCCGCAAGAAAATCCTCTTTTGCTCGACCGCACGCTGCCGCGCGGGGTTTCATCGGCGTCGCTATCGGCGTACCGGCGAGACGGCGCGTCCAGCCAGAGCGACCAGTGGACGCTCTCGGAAGCCTCGTCGCCCGATGACTACATCCGCTACGCGCTGTACCACAGCCCGGCGGTCGAGTCGGCATACCAGCAGTGGCGCGTCGCGTCGGAGCGGCTGCCCCAGGTCGGGTCGCTGCCCGATCCGCGGCTGACGTTCGGGTACTTCGTGGAAGAGGTCCAGACACGCACGGGCCCGCAAAACGCACGCATAGGTTTGCAGCAGACGATCCCCTGGCCCGGACGGTTGGATGATCGAGAAGACGCCGCATCGAAGGCGGCCGCGGCGGCTTGGCGGCGCTTCGAGGCCGCCCGTCTGATGGTTGCCGAGCGTGTGATCGTCACGCTTCACGAACTGGCTTACCTCGATAGCACGATCCTGGCGACCCAAGGCACGCTCGAACTGACCCAGACGTTCGAGGAGGTCTTGAGGGCGCAGTACCGCGTCGGTGCCGGGTCGCACCCCGAATTGATCCGCGCCCAGGTCGAACTCGGCGAACTCGAGGACCGCGTCTTGCAACTCAAGGCGATGCGACCGGCCCTGGTCGCCGAGCTGAACGCCGTGCTCGACCGCCCGGCATCGACCGAGGTCCCGGCGATGGATCAGCTTCCCGGGCGCGTGGCGCAAGCCGGTGCCGAGGGGCTCGTCGAGATCGCCCGGCGATCGAATCCGGTATTGCTCGGATTGGACGAACAGGTCGCCGAGCAGCAGTACATGGCACAAGCCGCCCGCAAGGACGGGCTGCCCGATCTGACGGTCGGTGTGGACTACATCTTCACGGGCCAGGCGCTCACGCCCACCACCCCCGGCAGTGGAGACGACCCGATCATGCTCAGCGTCGGCATTAACCTGCCGATCTGGCGCGACAAGTACGACGCGGCCGTGCGCGAGTCGCTCGCCCGCAGGCTCTCGGTCGCCAGCGAGCGGGCCGACCAGGCGAATCGGATTGGCGCCGCCATCCATCGCGCATGGTTCGAGCACACTGACGCCGATCGGCGCGTGCGGCTCTACGAACAAACGTTGATCCCCAAGGCCGAGGAATCGCTCCGCGCCTCGCTTGCCGGTTTCCGGGGCGGTGAGACGAGCTTTCTCGACCTGCTGGACACAGAACGCACGCTGCTGGAGTTCGCAGTCGCGGTCGAACGAGCGCGGGCCGATCGCGGCAAGGCGCTCGCGCGGCTGAACACGCTCGTGGGCGAGCCCGTGGCAACAGACGCCCAGACCCCGAGCCCAGACCCCGAATCCACCGAGGTTCAGCCATGACCCAGATGCTCTCCCACGCACAAACTTGGCTGCTCTGGCTGTGGAAGCACGCTTCGGCCGCCGTCGCCGTCATCCTGATCGTCGCGGCTCTGGCCATCGGCTACATGTTGGGTAGCCCGCCCGAGCCCGAGGGAAACTCCGAGATCGTCGCCGACACCCACGATCATGGCGGCGAGCCGCAGGAGTACACGTGCTCGATGCACCCGACGGTGCGATTGACCGACCCCAACGCCAAGTGCCCCATTTGCTTCATGGACCTGATCCCCGTGCAGGACGACGGGGGCGAGGGCAGCGAACTGCGCGTGACCATGAGCGAGTCGGCCGCGGCCATGAGCCGGATCGAGACCGCGCAGGTTGGTCGCTTCTTCCCAACTTCAGAGGTACGCCTGTATGGCAAGGTGACATATGACGAGACGTCCGTCGCCCGGCTGACGGCGTACTTCCCCGGTCGCATCGAGCGGCTGTTTGTCAACTACATGGGTGTGCCTGTGTCAAAGGGCGACCACATGGCCGAGCTCTACAGCCCCGAGTTGCTCGCGACGTTCGAGGAACTCCGCCAAGCCGGGAGCGCCGACGCCGGCTCCACTAGCACGAGCGAGCTTGTCCGATCGGCCACGCGGGGCACGCTCGAAGCCGCGCGTGAGAAGTTGCGGCTGTTCGGCCTGACACGCGAGCAGATCGCCTCGATCGGGGACGGCTCGTTCGATTCGGACAGCCTGACCATCTATGCGCCGATCGGCGGCGTGGTGACCGACCTTGCTGTGCGCGAGGGCGACTACGTCCAGACAGGCGCGCCACTGGCCACCATTGCCGACCTCTCGCGGCTGTGGCTCGATATGGAGGCGTACGAATCGCAGTTGCCGCTGCTGCGCTGGGGCCAGCGTGTCCGCTTCACCGTTGAGGCCCACCCCGGGGATACCTTCGAGGGTCGCATCTCGTTCATCGAACCCATGGTGGACGAGCGCACACGGACCGCCGCGGTCCGTGTCGCGGTAGACAACGACGACAAGAGGCTGAAGCCGGGCATGTTCGCCTCGGCGATCGTGCGAACGCGCGTGGGTGCGAGCGGGGCCGTCGTGGGTGACGAACTCGCCGGCCGGTGGGTGAGCCCCATGCACCCGACCATCGTGAAGGACGGGCCCGGGCAGTGCGACGTGTGTGGCATGGACTTGGTGCCGGCAGAGTCGTTGGGCGTGGTCGGCGACGCTTCCAGCGCGGAAGAGCCGCTGGTAATCCCGCGATCGGCCGTGTTGTTCACCGGCGCACGGTCGGTCGTCTATGTGAAGGTCAATAGTGCTGAGAAGCCGACGTACGAGGGGCGGGCCGTAGTGCTCGGGCCGCGTGCGGGCGAGTTCTACATCGTGCGCGAGGGGCTCAACCGCGGCGACGAGGTTGTCGTGAAAGGCGCGTTCCGCATCGATAGCGCGATGCAAATCGCCGCCAAGCCCAGCATGATGACCCCCGGCGGTGGCGGCGGTGGAGACCCGCACGCCGGCCATGGCGGCATGGCCGGCGGGATGGGCGCGACGCCCGTGCGCGCGACCGTACCCGACGCATTCATCCATGGTTTGAAACCCGTGTACGCGGCGTATCTCGATGCGCAGGAAGCGTTGGCGGCAGACGACCTGGGCGGTTTCGTGCAAGGGGCGGGCGACCTGCGCACGGCATTGGACCTGGTCGACGAAGCGGGGCTTGTAGGAGAGCCCCTGGGCGCGTGGCGTCGTGCAGCCTTGCGCTTGCGAGTGGAGGAGGCCATCACCACGATCGACGCGGCACGGGATCGCTTCGAGGCGATGAGCGAGGGCGTGATCGCGCTCCAGCGGCGCTTCGGGCACCATGGCAGCGAGGCGTGGAACCTTGCGCACTGTCCTATGGCCTTCGACAACAAGGGAGCCGACTGGCTGCAGCGCGGCGAGACCATTAACAATCCGTACTTCGGGGCGTCGATGCTCCGCTGCGGGGACGTCCGCGAGTCATTCGAGCCCCTGAACAACGACATGGAGGGGCACTCCGATGGCTGACCAGCCCACGCTCCTCCAACCCACGCGGCGCGGGCCGCTCGATAGCCTGATCTGGTTTTGCCTGCGCCAGAAGCTTGTCGTTGCGATCGTGCTGCTGGGCACCCTGTTCTGGGGCGTGCTCGTCGCGCCGTTCGACTGGGACCTGGACGGGCTGGCGCGCAGCCCCGTTCCGGTCGACGCGATCCCAGACATCGGCGAGAATCAGCAGATCGTCTTCACCGAGTGGCCCGGCCGCAGCCCGCAGGACATCGACGACCAGATCAGTTACCCCATGACGGTCGCGCTGCTGGGGCTTCCCGGCGTGAAGGACATCCGCAGCTACTCGGTGTTCGGCTTCTCGACCATCTACGTCGTGTTCGAGGACGGCGTGGACTTCTACTGGTCGCGGTCGCGCGTGCTGGAGAAGCTCAACGCCCTCCCCGCCGGGACGCTGCCGCCTGGCGTGACGCCCTCGCTGGGCCCGGACGCAACGGCGCTGGGGCAGGTCTTCTGGTACACGCTCGAGGGCCGCGACCCCGACGGCAACCCGACCGGCGGGTGGGATCCGCACGAGCTGCGATCCATCCAGGACTTCGTCGTCAAGTATAAGCTCGCCGGCGTGCAGGGCGTGGCCGAGGTTGCCTCAATCGGCGGCTATGTGCAGGAGTACCAGGTCGACGTCGACCCCGACGCCATGCGCGCCGCGGGCATCTCGCTCCAGCAGGTCATCGGTGCTGTCCGGCAAAGCAATCTGGACGTGGGAGCCCGGACGATCGAGGTGAACCGGGCCGAGTACATCGTGCGTGGGCTGGGGTTCATCGAGAGCGTCGAGGACCTTGAGCAAGCCGCCATCACCGCACGCAACGGTCAGCCCATCCTTGTTGGCGACATCGCGAAGGTCTCGCTCGGACCGGCCCTGCGGCGAGGGGTGCTAACCAAGGCGGGCGAGGAAGCCGTGGGCGGCGTGGTGGTGGTGCGGTACGGCGAGAACCCGATGGCCACGATCCAGCGGGTGAAGGCCACGATCGACGACATCGCCTCGGGCCTGCCCAGCAAGGTGCTGGCCGACGGCACCGAAAGCCGCGTTACGATCGTGCCGTTCTACGACCGCTCGGGGTTGATCAGGGAAACACTCCAGACGCTCAACTCGGCCATCTCTCAGCAGGTGCTGGTGACCATCATCGTGGTGGTGCTCATGGTGATGCACCTGCGCAGCAGCCTGCTGATCGGGGCGATGCTGCCGATCACGGTGCTGATGACCTTCATCGGTATGAGGGTGTTCGGGGTGGACGCCAACGTCGTGGCGCTCTCGGGCATCGCGATCGCCATCGGCACCATCGTCGACATGGGCATCGTGCTGAGCGAGAACATACTGAGGCGCTTGGATGAGGCCGAGGCCAAGCAGAGCGCCGAGCCGGCGATCGACGTGATCTTTCGGGCCACCAGCGAGGTAGGCGGGGCGGTGCTGACCGCCGTGGCAACCACGGTCGTGGGCTTCCTGCCAGTCTTTACGATGGAGGCGGCCGAGGGCAAGCTCTTCAAGCCACTGGCGTATACCAAGACGTTCGCGCTGGTGGCTTCGATCATCATCGCGCTGACCATCCTGCCGGCGGCCGCCCACGTCATGATGGGGTGGCGTCCACGCATGCGGGTGGTCCGGCTGCTTGGCGCGGCGGCGTTGTGCGTCACAGGCATCGCGATCGCGATCTGGCTGCACGTGGTCGGCGGGCTCATCATCGCTGCGTTCGGGGCGTTCTATCTGGCCCAGCCCTGGCTGCCGAAGCGAGTCGCCCGGGGTCTGCGGTGGTCGGCCAACATCGTTGCCGTGCTCGTGGTGCTGATCGTGCTCGCCGGTGCGTGGGAGCCGCTGGGCCCCGAGCCCGGCGTGCTCGGCAATTCGCTCTTCATCGGCGTCATCGTCGGCGGGCTGCTGCTGGCGTTCTGGGGCGTGCGCCTTGCGTTCCCGCACGTCTTGGCCTGGACGCTGCGTCACAAGATCATCGGGCTCTCGCCCGCGATGCTGGTCGTGCTCTTCGGTGCAACGGTGTGGCTTGGGTTTGATCGTGTCTGGGGATGGCTCCCCGAATCGCTGCGCCAGCGCGAGTCGATGGTCGAGATCGCCCACGCCTTCCCCGGGTTGGGCAGCGAGTTCATGCCGTCGCTCGATGAGGGGGCTTTCCTCTACATGCCGACAACGATGCCCCACGCGTCCATCGGCGAGGCCACCGAGATCTTGAAGGAACTCGATCGACGCATCATGAGCGTGCCCGAGGTCGAGATGGCCGTGGGCAAGATCGGCCGCGTCGAGAGCCCGCTCGACCCCGCGCCGATCTCGATGGTCGAGACGATCATCGAGTACAAGAGCGAGTATCGCACCGACGAACAGGGGCGGCGGCTGAACTTCCGCTATGACCGCGAAGCAGACACGTTCTTGCTTGACGAGCAGGGCCAACTGATCGAGGACGAGGACGGGCGCCCCTATCGCCAGTGGCGAGACGAGATCGAGTCGAACCAGGACATCTGGGACGCGATCGTCGAGGCCGCCGGCATGCCGGGCGTGACGAGCGCCCCCAAGCTGCAGCCCATCGAGACGCGCATCGTCATGCTGCAGTCGGGTTTCCGGGCACCGATGGGCATCAAGGTCTACGGGCCCGACCTGGAGACCATCGAGTCGTTCGGCCTGGAGCTCGAGCGATTGCTCAAAAACGTCCCGAGCGTCCAGCCCGCCGCCGTCTTCGCCGACCGAGTGGTGGGCAAGCCTTACCTCGAGATCGAGATCGATCGCGAGAAGATCGCCCGCTACGGCTTGCGCATCGCCGACGTGCAGGAGGTCATCGAGGTCGCCATCGGCGGTAAGCCCCTGACCATGACCGTCGAGGGCCGCGAGCGGTATCCCGTGCGAGTGCGATACCTCCGTGAGCTGCGCGACCAGCCCGAGACGCTGGGCGACATCCTCGTGCCCACGCCTATGGGTGCCCAGGTGCCGTTGCGGGAGCTCTCCACCCTCAACTACCGCCGCGGCCCGCAGATGGTCAAGAGCGAGGACACCTTCCTGGTGGCCTACGTGCTGTTCGACAAGATGCCCGGCAACGCCGAGGTCTCGGTGGTGCGCGACGCCCAGGCCTCCATCCAGGCGGCCATCGATTCGGGCGACCTCGCCGTGCCCGCGGGCGTGAGCTACGAGTTCTCGGGCTCGTACAAGAACCAGGTGCGCGCGGCGAAGCGGCTGAGCATCGTGCTGCCGTTGTCGTTGGTGGTCATCTTCCTGCTGCTCTACTTCCAGTTCCGCAAGGTGGGCGTCACGCTCATGGTTTTCAGCGGCGTGTTCGTCGCGTGGGGTGGCGGCTTCATGATGCTGTGGTTCTACGCCCAGCCGTGGTTCCTTGATGCCGGCCTGCTGGGCACGAACCTACGCGAGCTCTTCCAGGTCCGTCCGTTCAACCTCAGCGTCGCGGTCTGGGTGGGCTTCCTCGCGCTGTTCGGCATTGCCACCGACGACGGCGTCATCATGGCCACCCGCATCGAGCAATCGATGGCCGAGGATAAGCCCGACTCGATCGAGGCAATCCGCGCGGCGGTCGTCAACGGTGGCCAGCTTCGCATCCGCGCCGCCGTCATGACCAGCGCCACCACCACCCTCGCGCTGCTGCCCGTGCTTACCAGCACCGGCCGCGGCTCGGACATCATGGTCCCCATGGCGATCCCGTCGTTCGGCGGCATGGTCGTGGCGTCCATCACCTGGTTTGTTGTTCCAATCCTGTATTGCTGGGCGGCGGAGCTGAAGTTCCGCATCGCGCAGCGTTCGCGTCTTGCAACCCATTCGCATTCCAAAGGAGTGTCACCATGAAATCGTTCCTGACTTGCGCATCGATCGCCTGCTGCACCCTGGCCGCCGCACCGGCGCTAGCCCAGCACAACGAAGGCGGCTCGCACGCCAAGGCCGAGCAGAAAACCGCCAACGCCATGTGCCCTATCGGCAAGGAGCCCATCGTGGCCTCCGCGGGCACCGTCGAGTACAAGGGCCACGCCATCGGCACCTGCTGCCCGGGCTGCGGCGAGGCGTTCCTGAAGTGGGACGAGCAGCGCAAGGACGAGTTCGTCGCTCTTGCGGTCGCCCACCGAGAGCCCGGCATGGATCAGAGCAAGATGGACCAGCACGGCAACCAGGACAAGGCCGCCGACGAGAAGCCTTGGACCGGCCCCTACGCGCTGGACACCTGCCCGGTTTCGGGCGGCAAGCTCGGCTCGATGGGCGATCCCATCGTCAAGACCTACGACGGGCGCGAGGTCCGCTTTTGCTGTGCCGGGTGCATCGGCAAGTTCGAGGCCGACAAGGCGGGCTACTGGCAGAAGATCGACGAGCAGATGATCGCCGCCCAGATGCCGTACTACCCCACCGAGGTCTGCCTCGTGTCGGGTGAGCCCCTGGTCGAGGACGGCGAGGACATCGCCAACAACGTCATCTATGGCAACCGCCTGGTACGCCTGTGCTGCAAGATGTGCGAGAAGGAGTTCAAGGCCGACCCGACCAAGTACATCGCCAAGCTGGACGAGGCCGCCGCCGACGCCCAGCGCAAGGACTACGCCATGGACACCTGCGCCGTGGCCGGTGGCAAGCTCGGCTCGATGGGTGAGCCCGTCGAGATGGTGGTGGCCGGCCGTCTGATCCGCCTCTGCTGCGGTGGCTGCAAGCCCAAGATTGAAGCCGATCCCGCCAAATACGTCATGATGATCGACAAGGCATGGCAGGCCGAGGGCAAGTTCATGCCCAAGGCCAAGGAGGGCGAGCACGCCGGTGATCACGGCGATCACAACCACGGCGGCTAACACCAACACGTATCAAACACAAGGACACCAGCATGAACACTTCAAGATCTCGATTCGCTCAAGCCGGATGGATCAGCGTGTGCGTCATGCTGGCCGTCCTTGTTTCAACGGTTCGGGCCCAGACGCCCTCTTCGGGTACGACCGGAGGGGGCGGCGGCCCGATCAACACGATGTGTCCGGTGACGACGGACGAGCCCATCGACCCACGATTCACCGTGGAGTACGAGGGCGTGACGGTGGGCCTGTGCTGCCGCCGGTGCAGAACGAAGTTCGAGGATGACCCGGCGGCGTACGTCGCCAATCTGCCAGCCTCATTTGTTCCAGCCGCAGCTGAACAAGAGCATGACGCTGACGCGCACGAACCGACAGAACGGCCCACGGATGATGGTCACACACATACCGACGAAGAGTCGGACACGGGTGACGCGTCCGAGGACGGTCACGACCACGCGACCGATCACGACACCGCCAAGCGATCCAAGATCGCGGTTTGGATCGGCAAGTTCCACCCCCCGGCCACGCACCTACCCATCGGCTTGCTCATCGGTGCTGCTATCGCCGAGGCATGCATGATCGCCACGGGCCGTTCCTACTTCCGCCATGCTGCGGGATTCTGTCTCGCACTGGCTGCCGCTTCCGCCCTCGTCGCGGCTGGGCTGGGCTGGTTCAACGCCGGGATCACGTTCTGGGAAGACGATTGGCTGCTGGCGACCCATCGCTGGTTGGGAGCTTCGACGACAACCCTGTCGGTGCTCGCGCTGATCGTGTTCGCACGTGCAAACCGCCAGTCCGCTTCGAGCCGGGCCGTGCTCTGGTATCGCGGTCTGTTGTTCTTGACGGCGGGCCTGGTCGGTGCCACCGGCTTCTTTGGTGGGGCCCTTGTGTACGGGATCAATCACTATGCGTGGTAAAGCCAGCGGGTGCCGCAGAAGCCATTTGGCTCGTATTCCTGCGGTGGCGCATATTGACCGAGCATCAACACACAGTGTCGTGTTCGGCAACTGACTAGAGAGCCCTGAGATGCATCGATCCTCATTCGCCATTCGACGGTCCGCTGACTCCGAGACGGCTCATGCGCACGACGACCAGTACGAATCTGGAAGCCTGACCCTCACCGGTTCGATCGCGATGGGCACGGGCGTCATGATCGGTGCCGGCATCTTTGCCCTCACCGGCCAGGTCGCCGAACTTGCGGGGGGGCTGTTCCCGCTTGCATTCATCGCGGCCGCCGTCGTCGTCGCCTTCAGCGCGTACTCGTACGTCAAGGTCTGCAGCCAGTATCCCTCGGCGGGCGGCATCGCCATGATCCTCAAGAAGGCCTACGGGCCCGGGGTCGTCACCGTCGGCTGCTCACTACTGATGTACTTCTCGATGGTCATCAACGAGAGCCTGGTCGCACGCACCTTTGGCACCTACACGCTACGCA
It contains:
- a CDS encoding glycerophosphodiester phosphodiesterase family protein, giving the protein MGDATVLVVAHRAAHRGPGAGGPENSLPSIEAAVAMGCDMVEVDVRRTADGHLVLMHDKTVDRTTNGTGRVDAMTMEQVRELRLLDDDGSPTDLRVPTLREALLACRGRIMVNLDKASGYLAECLSTATRLGMRSHVVLKASVRPEDARGYLASHGLASLAGGQSEDTLSFMPIVAYAGDTSVDDVSHHLSALRVLDAPTIEVCFDGVQAGDRLIDPVAEQLDGRARLWMNSLWDSISGGRSDAQAIDDPHAVWGWMVDHGVSVIQTDEPQRLLEYLRSRGRHW
- the serA gene encoding phosphoglycerate dehydrogenase; translated protein: MSTPQHATVPDDRSTSFPKEKIRIVLLEGIHRSARESLETAGFAVENAGGALTGTALAKAIAGAHAIGIRSKSQIDADVLGHAKNLLAVGCFCIGTNQVDLGRTAAMGVPVFNSPFSNTRSVAELVVAEVIALHRRLADRSAQMHAGVWRKSSAGSHEVRGRTLGIVGYGRIGSQVSVLAEALGMRVIYHDTVPTLAMGNARLAGSLDQLLRESDAVTLHVPATATTKKLIGKRELGLMREGAVLLNNSRGSVVDVDALASALGSGHLAGAAVDVFPEEPAANTDGFESPLRGLDNVILTPHVGGSTGEAQEAIARDVAGKLVRFINIGSTTGAVNVPEVELPEQPGGDRARPHRILHMHKNVPGVLGKLHQVLSAHGANVSGEVLRTNQDLGYVVLDVDPGDSRPVVEELAAIPETVRVRVLW
- a CDS encoding TolC family protein; amino-acid sequence: MASRYVACALSAATAGVLAGCSSPLHQPQENPLLLDRTLPRGVSSASLSAYRRDGASSQSDQWTLSEASSPDDYIRYALYHSPAVESAYQQWRVASERLPQVGSLPDPRLTFGYFVEEVQTRTGPQNARIGLQQTIPWPGRLDDREDAASKAAAAAWRRFEAARLMVAERVIVTLHELAYLDSTILATQGTLELTQTFEEVLRAQYRVGAGSHPELIRAQVELGELEDRVLQLKAMRPALVAELNAVLDRPASTEVPAMDQLPGRVAQAGAEGLVEIARRSNPVLLGLDEQVAEQQYMAQAARKDGLPDLTVGVDYIFTGQALTPTTPGSGDDPIMLSVGINLPIWRDKYDAAVRESLARRLSVASERADQANRIGAAIHRAWFEHTDADRRVRLYEQTLIPKAEESLRASLAGFRGGETSFLDLLDTERTLLEFAVAVERARADRGKALARLNTLVGEPVATDAQTPSPDPESTEVQP
- a CDS encoding efflux RND transporter periplasmic adaptor subunit; protein product: MTQMLSHAQTWLLWLWKHASAAVAVILIVAALAIGYMLGSPPEPEGNSEIVADTHDHGGEPQEYTCSMHPTVRLTDPNAKCPICFMDLIPVQDDGGEGSELRVTMSESAAAMSRIETAQVGRFFPTSEVRLYGKVTYDETSVARLTAYFPGRIERLFVNYMGVPVSKGDHMAELYSPELLATFEELRQAGSADAGSTSTSELVRSATRGTLEAAREKLRLFGLTREQIASIGDGSFDSDSLTIYAPIGGVVTDLAVREGDYVQTGAPLATIADLSRLWLDMEAYESQLPLLRWGQRVRFTVEAHPGDTFEGRISFIEPMVDERTRTAAVRVAVDNDDKRLKPGMFASAIVRTRVGASGAVVGDELAGRWVSPMHPTIVKDGPGQCDVCGMDLVPAESLGVVGDASSAEEPLVIPRSAVLFTGARSVVYVKVNSAEKPTYEGRAVVLGPRAGEFYIVREGLNRGDEVVVKGAFRIDSAMQIAAKPSMMTPGGGGGGDPHAGHGGMAGGMGATPVRATVPDAFIHGLKPVYAAYLDAQEALAADDLGGFVQGAGDLRTALDLVDEAGLVGEPLGAWRRAALRLRVEEAITTIDAARDRFEAMSEGVIALQRRFGHHGSEAWNLAHCPMAFDNKGADWLQRGETINNPYFGASMLRCGDVRESFEPLNNDMEGHSDG